From a single Bacteroidota bacterium genomic region:
- a CDS encoding SOS response-associated peptidase, with amino-acid sequence MCGRYVLIDKLQAYEQRFNAVTQQFSVHITLPNYNVVPGALAPVITNDKPNEIQFFRFGLTPFWAKKPMYLINARSEGDHNSDDDPEYRGAKGIISKPSFRKPIRSQRCLVIADYFIEGPRKEKLDKPYLVYLKRRPFAMAGIWDQWVNQETGEIIHSFAIITTTPNRVLQKIQHHRSPVILHESDERKWLEADHLATVTSLLEPYDSDEMNAYPISNRIKSPRANDLQLLEPIGEPVETETDLRVVRELKLQGMGYTKRDERKES; translated from the coding sequence ATGTGTGGAAGATATGTATTAATCGACAAACTCCAAGCCTACGAACAGCGCTTCAACGCCGTTACGCAGCAGTTTTCCGTTCACATCACCCTTCCCAATTACAATGTAGTGCCCGGCGCCCTCGCTCCCGTCATTACCAATGATAAACCCAACGAAATTCAGTTTTTTCGGTTTGGACTTACTCCTTTCTGGGCGAAGAAGCCGATGTACCTGATCAATGCCCGCTCTGAGGGGGATCATAACAGTGATGATGATCCGGAGTATCGCGGTGCAAAGGGAATCATCAGCAAACCCTCTTTCAGAAAACCCATCCGCTCACAACGCTGTCTCGTGATTGCAGATTATTTTATCGAAGGACCTAGAAAAGAAAAACTCGACAAACCCTATCTCGTGTACCTGAAACGACGTCCCTTTGCAATGGCGGGCATCTGGGACCAATGGGTGAATCAGGAGACGGGAGAAATCATTCATTCGTTTGCTATTATAACGACCACGCCTAACCGCGTATTGCAAAAAATTCAGCATCATCGGTCGCCGGTCATCCTTCATGAAAGTGATGAGCGGAAATGGCTGGAGGCCGATCACCTCGCCACTGTTACTTCTCTCCTCGAACCTTATGACAGCGATGAGATGAACGCCTATCCCATCTCCAATCGTATCAAGAGTCCCCGGGCAAACGATCTTCAGCTGCTGGAACCGATCGGTGAACCGGTAGAGACGGAAACAGATTTAAGAGTGGTGCGTGAATTAAAATTGCAGGGGATGGGTTATACGAAGAGGGATGAGCGAAAGGAGTCCTGA
- a CDS encoding CBS domain-containing protein yields the protein MGEQKVNRDLSIAAKNKFIHHLLKDLDAMEYMLAEGWMERDITRIGAEQELCLVDYNYRPSMDGPEILKTISDPHFTTELARYNLEINLDPMVLKSGAFAAMEANLKSLLADANVYAAPFGNKVLLCGILPSITPRELDLSYLTPKPRYYALDRILREMRDSDFDVDIQGNDELLMRHNNILLEACNTSFQVHLQINPYDFADMYNWAQLISGPVLSICTNSPLLFGKELWAETRIALFQQSLDVRTKTNDLRQRKPRVNFGNAWVLGSVTELIKDDIARFPMILTGDTEDSFELIKNGIAPKLRAFQLHNGTIWKWNRPCYGITNGKPHLRIECRYIPSGPTPEDEIANAAFWVGLMQGLPDHYRKLQNKLDFTEVKENFVKAARYGINTELKWNGRFQPARNIILNDLLPIAEQGLLQSGCTPHEASDLMKTIRTRAETLQTGSRWQVKQFRELKNNHEPVEAQLELTAILYEKQQQGHPVAEWNITRPTTNQTSRIRMAEECMNTDILSVREDDPAELVARMMEWKNIHHVPVENQRGELIGLITTTHLKRHVAEGNIDPAMTAGQIMIRKFHFIVPGTTVMEAMQLMIREQISCLPVLKDGKLCGIVTEKDMERVWKKMKGESE from the coding sequence ATGGGCGAACAAAAAGTAAACAGAGACCTCTCTATAGCAGCCAAAAACAAGTTCATACATCATCTTTTAAAAGATCTGGATGCCATGGAATATATGCTGGCAGAAGGATGGATGGAAAGAGATATCACCCGCATCGGGGCGGAGCAGGAACTCTGTCTGGTCGATTATAATTACCGTCCATCGATGGATGGACCGGAAATATTAAAAACCATATCCGACCCGCATTTCACAACTGAACTCGCCCGCTACAACCTTGAAATAAATCTGGATCCGATGGTGCTGAAATCAGGAGCTTTTGCAGCGATGGAAGCAAACCTCAAAAGTTTACTGGCTGATGCGAATGTATACGCTGCTCCCTTCGGCAATAAAGTACTATTATGTGGGATACTCCCCTCTATTACACCAAGAGAACTGGATTTATCTTACCTCACACCAAAGCCCCGCTATTACGCCCTCGACAGAATTCTGCGGGAAATGCGCGACAGTGATTTTGATGTTGACATTCAGGGAAATGATGAGTTGCTGATGCGTCATAATAATATACTACTTGAAGCCTGTAATACGAGTTTTCAAGTGCATCTGCAGATTAATCCCTATGATTTTGCCGACATGTACAATTGGGCGCAACTGATTTCAGGACCGGTCTTATCTATCTGTACTAACTCACCCCTTCTCTTCGGTAAAGAACTCTGGGCGGAAACACGCATTGCACTTTTTCAACAGAGTCTGGATGTACGCACCAAAACCAACGATCTTCGTCAACGAAAGCCAAGAGTTAATTTCGGTAATGCATGGGTGTTAGGTTCTGTTACCGAACTGATCAAGGATGACATCGCCCGTTTCCCGATGATCCTGACCGGCGATACGGAAGATTCCTTTGAGTTGATCAAAAATGGAATTGCACCAAAGTTGCGCGCCTTCCAACTCCACAATGGCACCATCTGGAAATGGAACCGGCCCTGCTATGGTATCACCAATGGCAAGCCACACTTACGCATCGAATGCCGGTATATTCCTTCCGGTCCCACCCCTGAAGATGAAATCGCCAATGCGGCATTCTGGGTAGGGTTGATGCAGGGATTACCGGACCACTACCGGAAATTACAAAACAAACTTGATTTCACAGAAGTAAAAGAGAATTTCGTGAAGGCGGCCCGTTATGGTATCAACACGGAGCTGAAATGGAACGGACGATTCCAACCTGCCAGGAATATTATTTTAAATGATTTACTCCCTATAGCAGAGCAGGGATTACTGCAATCCGGTTGTACTCCGCATGAAGCTTCCGATCTAATGAAGACCATCCGTACACGCGCTGAAACCTTACAGACAGGCAGTCGCTGGCAGGTGAAACAATTCAGAGAATTAAAGAATAACCATGAGCCCGTTGAAGCTCAACTGGAACTAACGGCCATACTCTACGAAAAACAACAGCAAGGACATCCTGTAGCCGAATGGAATATCACGCGGCCTACCACCAATCAGACTTCACGTATCAGAATGGCCGAAGAATGTATGAATACGGATATTTTGAGTGTCAGGGAAGATGATCCCGCAGAGTTGGTGGCGAGAATGATGGAGTGGAAAAACATCCATCATGTACCGGTCGAAAACCAACGGGGTGAATTAATAGGTTTGATAACCACGACACATCTTAAACGTCACGTGGCGGAGGGAAATATTGATCCCGCGATGACTGCCGGGCAAATCATGATCCGAAAATTTCACTTCATTGTACCGGGAACAACAGTAATGGAAGCGATGCAATTAATGATCCGGGAACAAATCTCCTGTTTGCCTGTTTTGAAAGATGGGAAATTATGCGGGATAGTAACGGAGAAGGATATGGAAAGGGTATGGAAGAAAATGAAAGGGGAGTCTGAATAA
- a CDS encoding T9SS type A sorting domain-containing protein yields MLATEKTEAQLLGTHWTKEFRGQGRGEDYLACQVMDSIGNIYLAGSSQSDKGMYKILIVKTNIYGDTLWTYYVKGATTDDNVEDMLIGPDGNLYLTGSSYSKVDQAYSFITLKFDTSGSLLWGSNYGVTISMPYDDFRPNKILVDNLSNIYVSGSKNSHIGIIIKYSASGQLLWEKDDLGLDGDPYISDMQFSKNGHLTVCGNFYSNSNSKYIYFVNQYHSGNSSLLWSDTIQGTQQSNARKMKVLNDGQLIVSGQISSLLSGAVYMAVKYDTLGNRLWTCNTLNNGFNSVNLSKPDMAIDDSGNIYIAGYDPYLNGKAILSRINYDGTQSWRRDWDVPSGNGDEVFNKIVLDSSGGVYVTGWGIFPGPNYENTGGIPNQIVVKYTTSGDSLWTIRPKDTLNVSRGITINIFNEKIIASGTSSEIANRNPNFFLNTLDTSGMAISEWIYNGEGDVKVDSSKIIFDANNNVYVAATIERYGNEGKDVVIIKYDPWGNEIWNRYYSSPGTNNDTLTCFDIDSTGNLVLMISSDSLRTRKRYNLSIVRMNVQGNFLDTTWITLSSYDNVIAVKNYCLPNGNYIVGANSTNLRGVIFRMDTVGNIIWLNQVDTNALVISYITKMIQCDNGEIGLTGYAQQGSYIDRMGFVQKISASGIKLWYTLVDSINVGEAFSDLAEHSDGNIAVTGYCGNSSSVALICKLDGQSGALIWRTVYKPNSYVDYGRQIGFLSSGKILVVTQGAGVLANPKLNVVCFDSTGVPLWTNISVNAHSAELFIAGDDLITLGGRVSVGLRFFGLDSSGTILFNNILYNTLTAGECITDINLDYAKKFYTTGFFSDSYTGQYIGFPNCSRIITTKYQGVFVGLNEVSGVKNGDIYAYPNPSSNGRFTLVDASGKSPITRGRVFDSSGKMISTLDLISQEINLSGFPIGLYLLQYERNNLPSGTVKLMVE; encoded by the coding sequence TTGCTAGCTACTGAAAAGACAGAGGCACAGCTTTTGGGTACACATTGGACGAAGGAGTTTCGTGGTCAAGGTCGTGGAGAGGATTATCTTGCTTGTCAAGTAATGGATTCAATTGGTAATATATATCTAGCGGGTTCTTCCCAATCCGATAAAGGGATGTATAAAATTTTGATTGTTAAAACAAACATTTATGGAGATACATTGTGGACATATTATGTAAAAGGAGCTACAACAGATGATAATGTGGAGGATATGTTAATTGGGCCGGACGGTAATTTATATTTGACAGGATCTTCGTATTCAAAAGTAGATCAAGCATACAGTTTTATTACCTTAAAATTTGATACCAGTGGATCTCTTTTGTGGGGGAGCAATTATGGTGTTACTATTTCAATGCCTTATGACGATTTTAGACCTAATAAAATTTTAGTAGATAATTTATCAAATATTTATGTTTCCGGGTCTAAAAATTCTCACATTGGGATTATTATTAAGTATAGTGCATCCGGGCAATTGTTATGGGAGAAGGATGATTTAGGGTTAGACGGGGATCCATATATAAGTGATATGCAATTTTCTAAAAACGGACACCTTACAGTATGTGGCAATTTTTATTCCAACAGTAATTCAAAGTATATATATTTTGTCAATCAATATCATTCCGGCAACTCATCATTATTGTGGAGTGATACTATACAAGGGACTCAACAATCAAATGCTAGAAAAATGAAAGTTCTCAATGATGGTCAATTGATAGTGTCCGGACAAATATCTTCCCTGTTATCAGGAGCGGTTTATATGGCTGTTAAGTATGATACCCTCGGTAATCGTCTTTGGACCTGTAATACATTAAACAATGGTTTTAATTCAGTGAATTTAAGTAAACCTGATATGGCAATTGATGATTCAGGAAATATTTACATTGCAGGCTATGATCCATATTTAAATGGAAAGGCAATTTTATCGAGGATTAATTATGATGGGACACAAAGTTGGAGGCGAGATTGGGATGTTCCATCAGGAAATGGAGATGAGGTTTTTAATAAAATAGTACTAGATAGCAGTGGTGGTGTTTATGTGACAGGATGGGGAATTTTTCCAGGACCAAACTATGAGAATACTGGAGGAATTCCTAATCAAATTGTGGTTAAATATACTACTTCAGGGGATTCTTTGTGGACCATCAGACCAAAAGACACGCTAAATGTTTCAAGAGGAATAACAATAAATATTTTCAATGAAAAAATCATAGCATCCGGAACTTCTTCTGAAATAGCTAATAGAAATCCCAACTTTTTTCTCAATACGCTCGACACCTCAGGTATGGCAATTTCAGAGTGGATTTATAATGGTGAAGGTGATGTGAAGGTCGACAGCTCCAAGATAATATTTGATGCAAACAACAATGTGTATGTAGCCGCAACTATTGAGCGTTATGGAAATGAAGGGAAGGATGTTGTAATTATAAAGTATGATCCCTGGGGGAATGAGATATGGAATAGGTATTATTCATCACCAGGTACAAATAATGATACACTTACTTGTTTTGATATTGATTCCACTGGTAATCTTGTCTTAATGATTTCATCAGATTCCCTTCGAACCAGAAAACGTTATAATCTATCTATAGTGAGAATGAATGTTCAAGGAAATTTTCTTGATACAACATGGATCACACTTTCTTCATATGATAATGTAATCGCAGTAAAGAATTACTGTCTGCCTAATGGAAACTATATTGTAGGAGCAAATTCTACAAACCTTAGAGGAGTTATATTTCGGATGGATACAGTAGGAAATATAATATGGTTAAATCAAGTTGATACGAATGCACTGGTCATAAGTTATATTACAAAAATGATCCAATGTGACAATGGTGAAATAGGACTAACAGGTTATGCCCAACAAGGGTCATATATTGATAGAATGGGATTTGTTCAGAAAATTTCTGCATCCGGAATAAAGTTATGGTACACATTAGTTGATTCTATAAATGTAGGTGAGGCTTTTTCGGATTTGGCAGAACATTCAGATGGAAATATTGCCGTTACAGGTTATTGTGGAAATTCTTCAAGCGTGGCATTGATTTGTAAATTGGATGGTCAAAGTGGAGCATTAATTTGGAGAACAGTTTATAAACCCAATTCATATGTGGATTATGGAAGGCAAATCGGATTTCTAAGTAGTGGTAAAATACTGGTCGTAACTCAAGGGGCGGGTGTTTTAGCAAATCCTAAACTTAATGTGGTTTGTTTTGATTCTACCGGAGTCCCTTTATGGACAAATATTTCAGTAAATGCACACTCAGCAGAGCTTTTTATAGCAGGAGATGACTTGATAACATTAGGAGGAAGAGTATCCGTTGGACTCAGATTTTTTGGTTTAGATAGTTCGGGAACTATATTGTTTAATAATATATTATATAATACTTTAACTGCTGGCGAATGCATAACTGATATAAATTTAGATTATGCTAAAAAGTTTTACACGACTGGTTTTTTTTCGGATTCCTATACAGGACAATACATAGGATTCCCCAACTGTTCAAGAATAATAACAACGAAATATCAAGGTGTTTTTGTTGGTTTGAATGAAGTGTCAGGAGTTAAAAATGGTGATATCTACGCCTATCCGAACCCATCCTCCAATGGCCGCTTTACCCTCGTGGATGCTTCCGGTAAATCACCCATCACCCGCGGTCGCGTTTTCGATAGCAGTGGAAAAATGATCAGCACACTTGATCTCATCAGCCAGGAAATCAATCTTAGCGGTTTCCCTATCGGCCTCTACCTCCTCCAATACGAACGCAACAATCTCCCTTCCGGCACTGTGAAGTTAATGGTGGAATAG
- a CDS encoding T9SS type A sorting domain-containing protein, with product MKKILLLVLLYFFGVKSSSAQFLSSFQLVATYNFAQIDSIYLANGIPTFIFPKRFNVNVYRIIYNTVSYDSTATIASGALLLPLNPPCNLPLISYQHGTETVKLNVPSYLGGELMVGVAMATDGYAASLPDYLGLGDSPVPIHPYLHSQSEATATIDMLRASRELIDSLGFGLNGQLFLAGYSLGAHATMAAQRLMEEQFPQEFSITASLPMSGPYDLSGSQARVIEVDSVYASSVYLPYIIFSYDQVYNLWAEDSSVFTSPYDTSLRPLFNGLNDLTVINSQLPAIPNDILNPLLLDSFINDTNHYVRQALRENDLTDWMPVSPTKIMYCTADEQVVYQNSIVAYNKFIQNGSTSVQLINAGPFTHANCATNTFINGKAWFDTLRTDYIVSDITVIDATSSTSNDGQIAVNIIGGVPPYTITWSNGATTNPNIGLSSGFYILTVTDSTGCARIDSIQVGPATGIFSLQGTDKIVAYYPNPVSDIVTVKVISPNGGNITVTIFDIHGRILFTEVMNGEKKIDVHEFSKGMYFIQARRAQGGVMNGRLIVE from the coding sequence ATGAAAAAAATTCTCCTCCTTGTTCTCCTTTATTTCTTTGGTGTTAAGTCCTCCTCAGCACAATTCCTATCTTCTTTTCAACTCGTCGCAACTTATAATTTTGCCCAGATAGATTCTATATATTTGGCGAACGGGATTCCTACTTTCATTTTTCCGAAACGTTTTAATGTGAATGTTTATAGAATCATCTACAATACCGTCAGTTATGATAGCACAGCAACCATTGCCTCCGGAGCACTTTTATTACCTCTGAATCCACCGTGTAACTTACCATTGATCAGTTATCAGCACGGTACCGAAACAGTAAAATTAAACGTCCCTTCATATCTGGGAGGCGAGTTAATGGTGGGCGTAGCTATGGCCACTGATGGTTATGCAGCTTCGTTACCTGATTATCTGGGTTTGGGAGATAGTCCGGTTCCTATTCATCCATATCTTCATTCACAGTCGGAAGCAACAGCTACAATTGATATGTTGCGCGCTTCACGGGAGCTGATAGACAGCCTTGGTTTCGGATTGAATGGCCAGTTATTCCTTGCCGGTTATTCTTTGGGAGCACATGCTACGATGGCAGCGCAACGGCTGATGGAAGAACAGTTCCCTCAGGAATTTTCAATTACCGCCTCCTTGCCAATGTCTGGCCCCTATGATTTATCCGGATCACAGGCACGGGTAATTGAAGTAGATAGTGTTTACGCTTCCTCTGTTTATTTACCGTATATCATTTTTTCATACGATCAGGTGTATAATTTATGGGCGGAAGACAGCAGTGTTTTTACCAGTCCTTATGATACGTCTCTGCGTCCTTTGTTCAATGGTCTAAACGATCTCACAGTGATCAATAGTCAGTTACCCGCGATACCGAATGATATTTTAAATCCTCTGTTGCTGGATTCTTTCATAAATGATACCAACCATTATGTAAGGCAAGCCCTAAGAGAAAATGATCTCACCGACTGGATGCCGGTTTCACCTACAAAGATCATGTATTGTACTGCCGATGAACAAGTGGTGTATCAGAATTCCATCGTTGCGTATAATAAATTTATTCAGAATGGATCTACTTCTGTGCAGCTGATTAATGCCGGTCCTTTCACACATGCAAATTGTGCAACAAATACATTCATCAATGGAAAGGCATGGTTTGATACGTTGCGGACGGATTATATTGTATCCGATATCACAGTAATAGATGCAACCAGTTCCACTTCAAATGATGGACAGATTGCGGTGAATATTATAGGTGGTGTTCCTCCGTATACCATTACCTGGAGCAATGGCGCTACTACCAATCCCAATATTGGACTTTCTTCCGGATTTTATATACTAACGGTGACGGATAGTACAGGATGTGCAAGAATTGATTCTATTCAGGTAGGGCCGGCGACTGGAATCTTTTCACTGCAGGGAACTGATAAAATTGTAGCGTATTATCCTAATCCGGTTTCAGATATAGTGACAGTAAAAGTTATTTCACCTAACGGTGGCAACATAACCGTTACGATATTTGATATTCATGGCCGGATTCTTTTTACAGAAGTAATGAATGGTGAAAAGAAAATTGATGTCCATGAATTTTCAAAAGGAATGTATTTTATTCAGGCCAGGCGAGCACAGGGAGGAGTGATGAACGGAAGATTGATTGTAGAGTAG